Proteins from one Caldisalinibacter kiritimatiensis genomic window:
- a CDS encoding YqzL family protein has translation MLLRDEMWKIFEASGNINAYLYYKESGKYDKKERVAKKEKVLQGI, from the coding sequence ATGTTGTTAAGGGATGAAATGTGGAAAATATTCGAAGCATCAGGAAATATAAATGCTTACCTTTATTATAAAGAAAGTGGTAAATATGATAAAAAAGAACGTGTAGCCAAAAAGGAGAAAGTACTTCAGGGTATATAA